In the Methanococcoides sp. LMO-2 genome, one interval contains:
- a CDS encoding Mur ligase family protein translates to MKRATYEIYNKAGGWTWRLRNKEEILAYSGKMFPSSSEAWREVDRVRAMAARLAGIDAFQDIPLEEIPSMEIANADDIDWHLTFCSGNTVACSARHYDVHEDAKEMRKELLRDMIGAVKVFVMDDSDDLLTFSVGRKGPMECLGCFLKRGRKHRNLLELTDMRIDVVGIRGKSSTVHRLSEIFTRRGYNSLAKVTGNRPHLIVNGFSIPIERMGPNVTLYENIHGYQEFVPIIESYSPDERKDIAIFENQAITEYTTRMVNEVFVKPHIVVITNVRQDHLSTLGRDKIEIARAFARSIPKGTLVINCEQNAVLQDYMMDEIEKRGATVKNVVVPEEHRGLLGAETVHSLNYVLEEVGSVPIPFEELDAYIMSMQPRWMELEGGCTIFNAAEVNDVESTEMIRKQLAGKNKVLPFVYLRDERRGRSFSFVNYLNHLFEKGYIEEVFVGGRTIAPFAKNIIAPTRQFSADDDASMVLDEMEKKGIPIVLMGNTVDDFMRNMELEISRRVKMGGNKHYSPEVDTLEKVSTNIRSV, encoded by the coding sequence ATGAAGCGAGCTACCTATGAGATCTACAATAAGGCAGGTGGCTGGACCTGGAGATTAAGGAACAAGGAGGAGATCCTGGCATACAGCGGAAAGATGTTCCCGAGCTCTTCGGAGGCATGGAGGGAAGTGGACCGTGTGCGTGCCATGGCCGCAAGACTTGCCGGGATAGATGCATTCCAGGACATACCACTTGAAGAGATACCTTCAATGGAGATCGCAAATGCGGATGATATCGACTGGCACCTGACTTTCTGCAGTGGGAATACCGTTGCATGCAGTGCAAGACATTATGATGTTCACGAAGATGCCAAAGAGATGCGCAAGGAACTGCTTAGGGATATGATCGGTGCTGTCAAGGTCTTCGTAATGGATGATAGTGATGATCTGCTTACGTTCAGTGTGGGCAGAAAGGGTCCCATGGAATGTCTTGGCTGTTTCCTTAAGAGAGGCCGCAAGCACCGCAACCTTCTGGAACTGACGGATATGCGAATTGATGTGGTGGGCATCCGTGGAAAGTCTTCCACAGTCCATCGTCTCTCTGAGATATTCACAAGGCGCGGGTACAATTCACTTGCCAAGGTCACAGGGAACCGTCCCCATTTGATAGTTAATGGTTTCTCGATACCAATTGAGAGGATGGGTCCGAATGTAACACTTTATGAGAACATCCATGGTTATCAGGAGTTTGTGCCGATCATCGAGTCCTATTCCCCGGATGAGCGGAAGGATATTGCGATCTTTGAGAACCAGGCGATCACCGAATATACCACAAGGATGGTCAATGAGGTCTTTGTCAAACCACATATTGTGGTAATTACCAATGTCAGACAGGATCACCTTTCAACACTTGGCAGGGACAAGATCGAGATCGCAAGGGCATTTGCGCGCTCGATACCAAAAGGAACCCTGGTCATCAATTGTGAGCAGAATGCGGTCCTTCAGGATTATATGATGGATGAGATCGAAAAGCGCGGGGCCACTGTGAAGAATGTGGTGGTTCCTGAAGAGCACAGGGGTCTTCTGGGTGCTGAAACAGTGCATTCACTGAACTATGTCCTTGAGGAAGTTGGAAGTGTGCCGATCCCATTTGAGGAACTGGATGCCTATATAATGTCAATGCAGCCCCGCTGGATGGAGCTTGAAGGCGGCTGTACCATCTTCAATGCTGCAGAGGTCAATGATGTGGAAAGCACTGAAATGATCCGCAAACAGCTTGCAGGGAAGAACAAGGTCCTGCCGTTCGTGTATCTCAGGGATGAGCGCAGGGGCAGGTCCTTTTCTTTTGTGAACTACCTGAACCATCTCTTTGAGAAGGGTTACATCGAAGAGGTCTTTGTAGGCGGTCGTACGATCGCTCCGTTCGCAAAGAACATCATTGCCCCCACAAGACAGTTCAGTGCGGATGATGATGCTTCCATGGTCCTTGATGAGATGGAAAAGAAGGGCATTCCCATTGTTCTCATGGGCAACACCGTTGACGATTTCATGAGGAATATGGAACTTGAGATATCACGAAGGGTGAAGATGGGTGGCAACAAGCATTATTCACCTGAGGTGGATACACTGGAAAAAGTTAGTACGAACATCAGGTCTGTCTGA
- a CDS encoding poly-gamma-glutamate biosynthesis protein PgsC/CapC, which produces MLISVFLAVIGILSVIILTQFFGYRLGGVIVVPVLAVYTCKNFFMLPLFLAGFIIAYLGLRYLQKNTMIYGREELVATLLLGSVLPVIGLFFMKGVGYDLTDVVFFGSILPGLAAYNYSRIKPEYRKHDLMASVGIFVGLLAAAWVLVTPSTSEAIGYLTPPILFSSTSDLAVMKNAVVDIQPVPAMIDRFSAFVLFMVSLVLSEFVRKSTGIRVGVVSMAILAIFSLENRWFFLLYFVNLFVSYFGIVMIQKATLVYGRNLIGLGACISLMLTVPFVFLFPVSRGLSVFFLGLIAGLNAYNLHVTAPAERKLFIPLQISLLAPLIALAAALGEGQPQGLFHEFGIVQLMMVVLGAAISIAFVKYNWVSRPLDEHVWNASLFSEEDE; this is translated from the coding sequence ATGCTTATATCGGTGTTTCTTGCGGTTATTGGAATTCTATCGGTGATCATACTTACCCAGTTCTTCGGATACCGTCTTGGAGGGGTCATAGTAGTTCCGGTACTTGCGGTCTATACGTGTAAGAACTTCTTCATGCTGCCGCTGTTCCTCGCAGGTTTCATAATTGCGTATCTGGGGCTTCGTTACCTGCAGAAGAACACAATGATCTATGGGAGGGAGGAACTTGTTGCAACATTGTTGCTGGGGTCGGTATTGCCTGTCATTGGCCTGTTCTTCATGAAGGGCGTGGGTTATGATCTCACAGACGTAGTATTCTTTGGAAGTATACTTCCCGGGCTTGCAGCTTATAATTACTCAAGGATAAAACCGGAGTACAGGAAACATGATCTAATGGCTTCTGTAGGCATATTCGTCGGACTTCTGGCAGCAGCCTGGGTCCTTGTTACCCCTTCCACAAGTGAAGCAATAGGATACCTTACACCTCCCATCCTTTTCAGTTCCACTTCCGATCTTGCCGTTATGAAGAATGCGGTTGTGGACATCCAGCCGGTTCCCGCGATGATCGACCGTTTTTCCGCATTTGTCCTTTTCATGGTGTCCCTGGTGCTCTCGGAGTTTGTAAGGAAGTCCACCGGTATACGTGTGGGTGTTGTATCCATGGCGATCCTTGCTATCTTCTCACTTGAGAACAGGTGGTTCTTTTTACTCTATTTTGTTAATCTCTTTGTCTCTTACTTCGGTATCGTCATGATACAGAAAGCAACACTGGTTTATGGAAGGAACCTGATCGGGCTTGGGGCCTGCATTTCACTGATGTTGACGGTCCCGTTCGTCTTCCTATTCCCGGTGTCCCGTGGGCTATCGGTTTTCTTCCTCGGGCTGATCGCGGGGCTGAATGCGTATAACCTTCATGTCACGGCCCCTGCAGAGAGGAAATTGTTCATTCCATTGCAGATATCCCTGCTGGCACCACTTATTGCCCTCGCTGCGGCTCTTGGTGAAGGGCAGCCACAGGGCCTGTTCCACGAATTTGGTATTGTCCAGCTAATGATGGTTGTTCTGGGGGCGGCAATTTCCATAGCATTTGTGAAGTACAACTGGGTTTCCAGGCCGCTGGATGAGCATGTCTGGAATGCTTCACTGTTCTCGGAGGAAGACGAATGA